Genomic segment of Dethiosulfovibrio faecalis:
CCGAACACCTGGGTGGACGATATCACCGTGGTGACGCATGTCGCGCAAGACTGTAACCACGCGTCTGTTGACTGGCAGGTGGTGGCCAATGGTGATGTCAGCGTTGAACTGCGTGATGCGGATCAACAGGTGGTTGCAACTGGACAAGGCACTAGCGGGACTTTGCAAGTGGTGAATCCGCACCTCTGGCAACCGGGTGAAGGTTATCTCTATGAACTGTGCGTCACAGCCAAAAGCCAGACAGAGTGTGATATCTACCCGCTTCGCGTCGGCATCCGGTCAGTGGCAGTGAAGGGCGAACAGTTCCTGATTAACCACAAACCGTTCTACTTTACTGGCTTTGGCCGTCATGAAGATGCGGACTTGCGTGGCAAAGGATTCGATAACGTGCTGATGGTGCACGACCACGCATTAATGGACTGGATTGGGGCCAACTCCTACCGTACCTCGCATTACCCTTACGCTGAAGAGATGCTCGACTGGGCAGATGAACATGGCATCGTGGTGATTGATGAAACTGCTGCTGTCGGCTTTAACCTCTCTTTAGGCATTGGTTTCGAAGCGGGCAACAAGCCGAAAGAACTGTACAGCGAAGAGGCAGTCAACGGGGAAACTCAGCAAGCGCACTTAC
This window contains:
- a CDS encoding glycoside hydrolase family 2 TIM barrel-domain containing protein produces the protein PNTWVDDITVVTHVAQDCNHASVDWQVVANGDVSVELRDADQQVVATGQGTSGTLQVVNPHLWQPGEGYLYELCVTAKSQTECDIYPLRVGIRSVAVKGEQFLINHKPFYFTGFGRHEDADLRGKGFDNVLMVHDHALMDWIGANSYRTSHYPYAEEMLDWADEHGIVVIDETAAVGFNLSLGIGFEAGNKPKELYSEEAVNGETQQAHL